A genomic region of Nitrospirota bacterium contains the following coding sequences:
- the aprB gene encoding adenylyl-sulfate reductase subunit beta, which yields MPSYVITEKCDGCKAQDKTACQYICPNDLMALNRDIMKAFNQEPEQCWECYNCVKICPQQAIEIRAYQDFAPLGANVIPMRGTDSIMWTIKFRNGILKRFKFPIRTTVEGSVDPFKGKPEVDYAKLKQPGLFTTTKALPVMKK from the coding sequence ATGCCAAGTTATGTGATTACAGAGAAGTGCGACGGTTGCAAGGCGCAAGATAAGACTGCATGCCAGTATATCTGCCCGAACGACCTCATGGCCCTGAACAGGGACATCATGAAGGCGTTCAACCAGGAGCCGGAACAGTGCTGGGAGTGCTACAACTGCGTCAAGATCTGCCCGCAGCAGGCGATCGAGATCCGGGCCTACCAGGACTTTGCTCCCCTTGGGGCGAACGTTATCCCGATGAGGGGTACGGACTCCATCATGTGGACCATCAAGTTCCGGAACGGGATCCTCAAGCGCTTCAAGTTCCCGATAAGGACAACGGTGGAAGGTTCGGTCGATCCCTTCAAGGGCAAGCCCGAGGTCGATTATGCAAAACTCAAACAGCCGGGCCTCTTCACCACAACGAAGGCCTTGCCAGTAATGAAGAAATAA
- a CDS encoding adenylate kinase, whose product MAHRVVLLGAPGAGKGTQAKMLIEKYRIPQISTGDILRKAVADGTPLGKEAKVIMDSGGLVSDKIVLGLVEERIKQPDCKAGFILDGFPRNTAQAEALDKILTGMGMPLTAALNIDVDMNDLLKRLTGRRTCKACQQMYNIYFSPPKKEGFCDKCGGVLFQRDDDKEETIKKRLEVYTKQTAPLIDYYSKKNIMKTIMGTGSINDIFTKVVAVLG is encoded by the coding sequence ATGGCCCATAGAGTTGTGCTGCTCGGCGCTCCCGGCGCCGGTAAAGGTACGCAGGCGAAGATGCTGATCGAGAAGTACAGGATCCCGCAGATCTCCACGGGCGACATTCTTCGCAAGGCTGTTGCAGACGGCACGCCGCTCGGCAAGGAAGCAAAAGTGATCATGGATTCGGGCGGACTCGTGTCGGACAAGATCGTGCTCGGACTCGTTGAAGAGCGCATCAAACAGCCTGACTGCAAGGCCGGCTTCATCCTCGACGGGTTCCCGCGCAACACGGCCCAGGCCGAGGCCCTCGACAAGATACTCACCGGCATGGGCATGCCGCTCACCGCCGCCCTCAACATCGACGTGGACATGAACGACCTCCTCAAGCGCCTCACCGGCCGGCGGACCTGCAAAGCCTGCCAGCAGATGTACAACATCTATTTCTCTCCCCCGAAAAAAGAAGGCTTCTGCGACAAGTGCGGCGGCGTGTTGTTTCAGCGCGACGACGACAAGGAAGAGACCATCAAGAAGCGGCTTGAGGTGTATACGAAGCAGACCGCGCCGCTCATCGACTACTATTCCAAAAAAAATATCATGAAGACCATCATGGGCACGGGCAGCATTAACGATATCTTCACCAAGGTGGTTGCAGTTCTCGGGTAA
- a CDS encoding XTP/dITP diphosphatase: MEIVLATRNKKKIEEIRRITADLPISILSLDNFPACPETVEDRDTFEGNAVKKASEVCACTGKTALADDSGLEVDALGGAPGVYSARYAGSAVGGNDVRNYEKLLSELNHVPDEKRGARFVCCMALAFPDGSVKTFFGYAEGSIGHEPRGSRGFGYDPVFIPKGRKNTFAEMSGDEKDRLSHRGKALEKLASSLHSPRHL, encoded by the coding sequence ATGGAAATCGTTCTCGCCACACGCAATAAAAAGAAGATCGAAGAGATCAGGCGGATAACCGCCGACCTTCCGATAAGCATTCTTTCCCTCGACAATTTCCCGGCTTGCCCAGAAACCGTTGAGGACAGGGACACCTTTGAAGGCAATGCGGTCAAGAAAGCAAGCGAGGTCTGCGCATGCACAGGCAAGACCGCCCTTGCTGACGACTCAGGGCTCGAGGTAGATGCCCTTGGCGGCGCGCCCGGTGTGTACTCAGCCCGGTATGCCGGCAGTGCCGTCGGCGGCAATGATGTCAGGAACTACGAAAAGCTTCTCTCCGAACTTAACCATGTTCCGGACGAGAAGCGGGGCGCCCGGTTTGTCTGCTGCATGGCTCTGGCCTTCCCGGACGGATCGGTCAAGACTTTTTTCGGATATGCCGAAGGTAGCATAGGACATGAGCCCCGCGGTTCGCGGGGGTTCGGTTATGACCCGGTGTTCATTCCCAAGGGCCGCAAAAACACATTTGCCGAGATGTCAGGTGACGAGAAAGACCGGCTCAGTCACCGGGGCAAAGCACTTGAAAAACTTGCCTCTTCCCTTCATTCTCCCCGCCATTTATAA
- a CDS encoding EAL domain-containing protein encodes MEEETAPELIPAFQDRIKEISTMLSNNLSLSALYINCSRINKIEGFCGKKMYLEIVKKIQETIVAMQGKQIRYDDIIVANSAGSDEVTIFLSGKRDKKDFCSSDLETLCERITGHLNKQVFPITFPYLRGNPKISIGYAVVIHNPLMRDERLLNKLVEDAKTMANYYEFKRVMRYKEKLQELILKESVRTIFQPIVDFRKKEILGYEALTRGPEGTEFENPYILFDAAAESDLLFELDRLCRNKALKNAKGLKSGQKLFINCLPSMVLDPDFRDAYLKSLLDELQLTPFNIVFEITEREAIENYELFNKAVQYYKDLGFAIAVDDTGSGFSSLETVVELKPDYIKLDISLVRGIKNNMLKQELIKAILNLSAKMNSMVIAEGIETEEELNVLKEIGVTFGQGFLFARPGPAFPVLL; translated from the coding sequence ATGGAAGAAGAAACAGCACCTGAATTGATCCCCGCGTTCCAGGACAGGATAAAAGAGATCAGCACGATGCTCTCCAACAACCTTTCCCTCTCCGCCCTCTATATCAATTGTTCCCGGATCAACAAGATCGAAGGGTTCTGCGGCAAAAAAATGTACCTGGAGATCGTGAAGAAGATCCAGGAGACCATCGTGGCGATGCAAGGGAAACAGATTCGATATGATGATATCATCGTCGCGAACAGCGCGGGAAGTGACGAGGTCACCATCTTTCTGTCGGGTAAACGCGATAAGAAGGACTTTTGTTCTTCGGACCTGGAGACCCTCTGTGAGAGAATAACAGGCCATCTCAACAAGCAAGTGTTCCCCATTACCTTCCCTTATCTCCGGGGGAACCCGAAGATCTCCATCGGCTACGCCGTCGTCATCCATAACCCTCTGATGCGGGATGAACGTCTGCTGAACAAGCTCGTTGAAGATGCGAAGACCATGGCCAATTACTATGAGTTTAAGCGGGTCATGCGGTACAAGGAAAAGCTCCAGGAGCTTATTCTCAAAGAAAGCGTTCGCACGATTTTTCAGCCGATCGTTGACTTTAGAAAGAAGGAGATCCTCGGCTATGAGGCGCTGACCCGCGGCCCGGAGGGGACGGAATTCGAAAACCCCTACATTCTCTTTGATGCCGCGGCCGAATCCGACCTGCTCTTTGAGCTCGACCGGCTGTGCAGGAACAAGGCCCTCAAGAACGCGAAGGGATTAAAGAGCGGCCAAAAACTCTTCATCAATTGCCTTCCTTCCATGGTATTGGACCCTGATTTCCGGGACGCTTATCTTAAGTCCCTGCTGGATGAACTGCAGTTGACGCCGTTCAACATCGTTTTTGAGATAACCGAGCGGGAAGCGATCGAGAATTACGAGCTGTTCAACAAGGCGGTGCAGTATTACAAGGACCTCGGATTTGCGATTGCCGTGGATGACACCGGATCGGGCTTTTCGAGCCTGGAAACCGTGGTCGAATTAAAACCTGACTATATCAAGCTTGATATTTCCCTGGTGCGGGGAATAAAAAACAACATGCTCAAGCAGGAACTGATCAAGGCGATCCTGAACCTGTCAGCCAAGATGAATTCCATGGTCATTGCCGAGGGGATCGAGACTGAGGAAGAACTGAATGTGCTCAAGGAGATCGGGGTGACCTTCGGCCAGGGGTTCCTCTTTGCAAGACCGGGACCGGCATTCCCCGTGCTCCTGTAG
- the aprA gene encoding adenylyl-sulfate reductase subunit alpha, whose amino-acid sequence MEKETCNFSFCAKPAIEEIETDLLLIGGGMACCGAAFEGARWANPKKIKMIMVDKAATDRSGAVAMGLSAINTYMGDNDPVDYVKMVRNDLMGIIREDLVYDLGRVVDDSVQLFEEWGLPIWKMGDDGFSLDGFQAKEAGKVSLKDGGKPVRSGKWQIMINGESYKVIVAEAAKKALETNRAATGEKTNHYERVFIVKLYNDAKDPNRVAAAAGFSVRENKIYIFKAKAMVLAAGGAVNVFRPRSTQEGQGRAWYPVWNSGSGYALGLQAGAELTMMENRFVPARFKDGYGPVGAWFLFFKAKATNSLGEDYCVNPEALAEAKAKYGKYVDNLGTAIRNHLMMRDMKLGKGPILMRTDEAMAAINKNFKEKLGDKEGAKKVKHLEAEAWEDFLDMAIGQAGLWAAKNIEPDKVPSEIMPTEPYLLGSHAGCAGFWCCGPDDIGAPEEWNKKWPAGNYNRHSTVKGLFMCGDICGASGHKFSSGSHAEGRIAAKSAIAFILDHPDYKPTIKETADHLAAELYLPFEVYEKHKTLTTDPFINPNYIRPKMLQTRLQKIADEYFGGIGTWYMTSKTMLDEGLKQLQVLKEDTSKMAASNLHELMRCWENYHRILSVEAHARHILFREESRYPGYYYRGDFDKIDDTNWKCFVNSKYNLEKDTWEVKKVPYVQIVEDAAPVKH is encoded by the coding sequence ATGGAAAAAGAAACCTGTAATTTTTCGTTCTGCGCGAAGCCGGCGATTGAAGAGATTGAGACCGATCTTCTCCTCATCGGCGGCGGTATGGCGTGCTGCGGCGCGGCGTTCGAAGGCGCCCGCTGGGCAAATCCAAAGAAGATCAAGATGATCATGGTGGACAAGGCCGCGACCGACAGGTCCGGCGCAGTTGCCATGGGTCTGTCGGCCATCAACACCTACATGGGTGACAACGATCCGGTGGACTATGTCAAAATGGTACGGAACGACCTCATGGGCATCATCCGCGAAGACCTGGTCTATGACCTCGGCCGCGTTGTTGATGATTCCGTGCAGCTGTTCGAGGAGTGGGGCCTTCCGATCTGGAAGATGGGCGATGACGGCTTCTCTCTCGACGGTTTCCAGGCAAAGGAAGCCGGCAAGGTCTCACTGAAGGACGGCGGCAAGCCGGTCCGTTCAGGCAAGTGGCAGATCATGATCAACGGCGAGTCCTACAAGGTCATCGTGGCCGAAGCCGCGAAGAAGGCCCTTGAGACCAACCGCGCCGCCACCGGCGAGAAGACGAACCATTACGAGCGCGTGTTCATCGTGAAGCTTTACAATGACGCCAAGGACCCCAATCGCGTCGCAGCAGCGGCCGGTTTCAGCGTACGTGAGAACAAGATCTACATATTCAAGGCAAAGGCCATGGTGCTGGCAGCCGGCGGCGCGGTAAACGTGTTTCGTCCCCGGTCGACCCAGGAAGGTCAGGGCCGCGCATGGTATCCGGTCTGGAATTCCGGCTCCGGCTATGCCCTCGGCCTGCAGGCCGGCGCAGAGCTCACCATGATGGAGAACCGTTTCGTGCCCGCCCGCTTCAAGGACGGCTACGGCCCGGTGGGCGCATGGTTCCTGTTCTTCAAAGCCAAGGCGACCAACAGCCTCGGCGAAGACTATTGCGTCAACCCGGAAGCCCTGGCAGAGGCCAAGGCAAAATACGGCAAGTATGTCGATAACCTCGGCACAGCCATCCGCAACCACCTCATGATGCGCGACATGAAGCTGGGCAAGGGCCCGATCCTCATGAGGACGGACGAGGCAATGGCCGCCATCAACAAGAACTTCAAGGAAAAGCTCGGCGATAAAGAGGGCGCCAAGAAGGTGAAGCACCTCGAAGCTGAAGCATGGGAAGACTTCCTCGATATGGCCATCGGCCAGGCCGGCCTCTGGGCCGCCAAGAACATCGAGCCGGACAAGGTCCCGTCCGAAATCATGCCGACCGAGCCTTATCTCCTCGGTTCGCATGCAGGTTGCGCAGGATTCTGGTGCTGCGGTCCCGATGACATCGGCGCGCCGGAAGAGTGGAACAAAAAATGGCCGGCAGGAAACTATAATCGCCATTCAACCGTCAAGGGCCTGTTTATGTGCGGCGATATCTGCGGCGCCTCGGGCCACAAGTTCTCCTCGGGTTCACATGCCGAGGGCCGCATCGCGGCGAAGAGCGCAATCGCGTTCATCCTCGATCATCCGGACTACAAGCCGACGATCAAAGAGACGGCTGATCATCTGGCGGCAGAGCTCTATCTGCCCTTCGAAGTGTATGAGAAGCACAAGACCCTGACCACGGACCCCTTTATCAACCCGAATTACATCAGACCGAAGATGCTCCAGACCCGTTTGCAGAAGATCGCCGACGAGTACTTTGGCGGCATCGGGACCTGGTACATGACCTCCAAGACCATGCTCGATGAAGGCTTGAAGCAGCTTCAGGTCCTGAAGGAAGACACGTCCAAGATGGCGGCAAGCAACCTGCACGAACTGATGCGCTGCTGGGAGAACTATCACCGCATCCTCTCCGTGGAGGCCCATGCCCGCCACATCCTGTTCCGGGAAGAGTCACGGTATCCCGGCTACTACTATCGCGGCGACTTCGACAAGATCGACGACACCAATTGGAAGTGCTTCGTGAACTCCAAGTATAATTTGGAGAAGGACACTTGGGAAGTCAAGAAGGTTCCCTACGTACAGATCGTTGAAGATGCAGCTCCTGTAAAACATTAA
- a CDS encoding SBBP repeat-containing protein yields MQKSGRKKTGMVVLSVLFIGCLTGYAITQAAKGTSSHSNAAPSGVLSKTQALRNFGRAPLHFEENKGQTDRQVKFLSRGRGYTLFLTPTESVITLNRSSATVGRSAEQETAVVRMSWNGADPHANVTGLEPLAGRSNYLIGDQSQWRKNIQSYAKVRYEKLYPGIDLVFYGNQNQLEYDFVVAPGSDPKAIRLGFTGEDRLSIDTQGNLVIHTGTDRIVQKAPVVYQEVNGTRQQVAGSYVATGSHEVGFQVASYDAGKTLYIDPVFAFSSFLGGNGYDYAKAVAVDSSNNIYVTGYTNSTNFPSATGHAGSDYDVFVMKISAAGTVVYSTYVGDSNTQDKGYAIAVDSSGNAYVTGETDNPGSGATFPVVNGFTTTPGDGAIVFKLNSAGSALLYSTILQSGSSALGYGIAVQGANAYVCGGGAINTSMFPNWPTAGTYSTHTGGTAGLYDAFMVKIDTAATGASSLKYATRYGGTGWEYAYSVAVDSSGNAYVTGETDINQTVPYRQVLVVKFDSAGSVVYASTIGGSSDSYGYGIAVDSSGNAYVTGKTSASNFPTTTGAYQVAYAGAGDAFVAKLDTTGSTLLYSTFLGGASSSDTGHGIALDSAGNAYVAGETDSSNFPTTVDAIQSARASSNTEAFVTALNSTGTALLYSSYLGGTGNVGGGDKAFGIALDGNEDVIVVGQTDSTDFPVSSAFQSTHGGGLFDGFVAKITSSTTTTTGGGGTVGSGTTTTTGGGDGSSGGGGGGCFIATAAYGTPMATDVRYLRAFRDEYLLTNAAGRQFVHFYYAVSPPVADFIRQHESLRTSVRVGLTPFVALSKSVVSDEAYNKETVDQK; encoded by the coding sequence ATGCAAAAGAGTGGTAGAAAAAAAACAGGTATGGTTGTGCTGAGTGTGCTTTTTATCGGTTGTCTGACGGGTTATGCAATAACCCAGGCAGCAAAGGGAACATCGTCTCATTCGAACGCCGCTCCTTCGGGAGTTCTTTCTAAAACACAGGCGCTGCGGAATTTCGGAAGAGCGCCTTTGCATTTCGAGGAAAACAAGGGACAGACTGACAGGCAGGTCAAGTTTCTGTCGCGCGGGAGAGGGTATACCCTTTTCTTGACGCCGACCGAATCGGTGATCACGCTGAACAGGTCGAGCGCAACGGTAGGGCGGTCAGCAGAACAGGAAACCGCGGTCGTTCGCATGAGCTGGAACGGCGCTGACCCGCACGCGAACGTAACGGGACTTGAACCGCTTGCAGGGAGGAGCAACTATCTGATCGGCGATCAGTCTCAATGGCGAAAGAACATCCAGTCCTATGCCAAAGTGCGGTACGAGAAACTCTATCCCGGCATCGATCTCGTGTTCTACGGGAACCAGAACCAGCTTGAGTATGACTTTGTGGTTGCGCCGGGCTCTGACCCGAAAGCGATCCGCCTCGGCTTCACGGGCGAGGACAGGCTCAGCATCGACACGCAGGGCAACCTCGTTATTCATACCGGCACGGACAGGATCGTGCAAAAAGCACCCGTGGTGTACCAGGAGGTCAACGGAACGAGACAGCAAGTCGCCGGTTCTTATGTAGCGACAGGCAGTCATGAGGTCGGGTTCCAGGTTGCTTCCTACGATGCGGGAAAAACGCTTTACATCGACCCGGTGTTCGCGTTTTCATCGTTCCTTGGAGGCAATGGCTATGATTACGCGAAGGCGGTGGCTGTTGACAGCTCGAACAATATCTATGTGACGGGGTATACGAACTCGACGAACTTCCCCAGTGCAACCGGGCACGCCGGTTCGGACTACGATGTCTTTGTCATGAAGATCAGCGCCGCCGGGACCGTTGTATATTCCACCTATGTCGGCGACAGCAATACCCAGGACAAGGGTTATGCGATAGCCGTTGACAGCAGCGGCAATGCCTATGTGACGGGAGAAACAGATAATCCCGGCAGCGGAGCGACCTTCCCGGTCGTCAATGGTTTCACCACGACTCCCGGTGACGGCGCGATTGTCTTCAAACTCAACAGCGCCGGGTCTGCCCTTCTCTATTCCACGATACTCCAGAGCGGCAGCAGCGCCCTTGGCTACGGAATCGCAGTTCAGGGTGCCAATGCGTATGTATGCGGCGGCGGAGCGATCAATACATCGATGTTCCCGAACTGGCCGACGGCAGGAACTTACAGCACCCATACGGGCGGCACTGCGGGATTATATGATGCATTCATGGTCAAGATCGATACGGCCGCAACCGGAGCATCATCGCTTAAATATGCCACCCGTTATGGCGGCACGGGCTGGGAGTATGCGTATTCGGTAGCTGTGGACAGCAGCGGTAATGCCTATGTTACCGGAGAGACCGACATCAATCAGACAGTCCCTTATCGCCAGGTTCTGGTAGTAAAGTTCGATTCTGCAGGATCCGTGGTCTATGCATCCACCATCGGCGGATCGAGCGACAGCTATGGATACGGCATCGCTGTGGACTCTTCGGGGAATGCTTATGTGACAGGCAAAACATCGGCGTCAAATTTCCCAACGACAACAGGCGCGTACCAGGTCGCCTATGCGGGTGCGGGCGATGCTTTTGTTGCCAAGCTGGATACAACCGGCAGCACGCTGCTCTATTCCACCTTTCTTGGCGGCGCTTCTTCATCGGATACCGGTCACGGCATCGCTCTGGACAGCGCAGGCAATGCCTATGTCGCCGGGGAAACGGACTCCTCCAACTTCCCGACGACGGTTGATGCGATCCAGTCCGCCAGGGCAAGCTCGAATACCGAAGCCTTTGTCACGGCGCTCAATTCGACCGGTACAGCGCTCCTGTATTCAAGCTACTTGGGCGGCACAGGCAATGTCGGGGGCGGAGACAAGGCCTTTGGTATCGCCCTGGACGGCAATGAGGATGTTATCGTTGTGGGCCAGACCGATTCAACGGACTTCCCGGTATCGAGCGCATTCCAGAGCACACACGGGGGCGGCCTGTTTGATGGATTTGTGGCCAAGATAACCTCCTCTACGACAACAACAACAGGCGGTGGTGGAACCGTGGGTTCAGGAACAACAACGACAACAGGCGGCGGAGACGGGAGTTCAGGCGGTGGAGGGGGTGGCTGCTTTATTGCGACTGCTGCGTATGGAACACCCATGGCGACGGACGTGCGTTACCTCCGCGCCTTTCGGGACGAGTATCTCCTGACGAATGCGGCGGGCAGGCAATTCGTGCACTTCTATTATGCAGTCAGTCCTCCGGTTGCGGATTTCATCCGGCAACACGAGTCACTTCGTACATCAGTGCGCGTCGGCCTGACGCCCTTCGTGGCGCTGAGCAAGTCCGTCGTGAGCGACGAAGCGTATAATAAGGAAACGGTGGACCAGAAATAG
- the sat gene encoding sulfate adenylyltransferase — MALVKPHGKKKKLMPLLLEGAALQKEQKKAKTLKQLKISSRETADLVMMGIGAFTPLTGFMTKKDWKGVCDKFKMADGTFWPVPVTLSASTDFADSLKKNEEITLVDEDSGTIMATMKVTEKYAMSKSDKEHECKQIFRTVDVAGHPGVQKVMGQPDVNLAGPVKVLSEAHFPETFKGIYMTPKQTRKMFEEKGWSTIAAFQTRNPMHRSHEYLAKIAIETMDGVLIHQILGKLKEGDIPADVRADAINTLMEKYFVKDSSIQCGYPMEMRYAGPREALLHALFRQNFGCSHLIVGRDHAGVGDYYGPFDAQKIFDDIPKGALETQPLKIDHTFYCFKCDGMASMRTCPHGKDDRLMLSGTKLRKMLSEGENVPDHFSRPEVLEILKKYYAGLTEKVEIKLHSHAEGTHTHK; from the coding sequence ATGGCACTGGTAAAGCCTCACGGCAAAAAGAAGAAGCTCATGCCGCTTCTTCTGGAAGGCGCGGCCCTTCAAAAGGAACAGAAGAAGGCCAAGACCCTGAAGCAGCTCAAGATCTCATCCCGCGAGACCGCAGATCTCGTGATGATGGGCATCGGCGCGTTCACCCCGCTTACGGGTTTCATGACCAAGAAAGACTGGAAGGGTGTCTGCGACAAGTTCAAAATGGCGGACGGCACGTTCTGGCCGGTCCCGGTGACGCTCTCGGCGTCCACGGATTTCGCCGACTCGCTCAAGAAGAATGAAGAGATCACCCTCGTGGATGAAGACTCGGGCACGATCATGGCCACCATGAAGGTGACCGAGAAGTACGCCATGTCCAAGTCCGACAAGGAACATGAGTGCAAGCAGATCTTCCGCACCGTGGATGTTGCAGGACATCCGGGCGTTCAGAAGGTCATGGGACAGCCTGATGTGAACCTGGCAGGTCCGGTGAAGGTCCTCTCCGAGGCCCATTTCCCCGAGACCTTCAAGGGCATTTACATGACCCCGAAGCAGACCCGCAAGATGTTCGAGGAAAAGGGCTGGAGCACGATCGCGGCGTTCCAGACCCGGAACCCCATGCACCGCTCGCACGAGTACCTCGCCAAGATTGCCATCGAGACCATGGACGGCGTTCTGATCCACCAGATCCTGGGCAAGCTCAAAGAGGGCGATATCCCGGCCGATGTCCGCGCCGACGCCATCAACACCCTCATGGAGAAGTATTTCGTAAAGGACTCCTCCATCCAGTGCGGTTACCCCATGGAGATGCGCTATGCCGGTCCGCGTGAAGCGCTCCTGCACGCGCTCTTCCGCCAGAACTTCGGCTGCAGCCACCTGATCGTCGGACGCGACCATGCCGGCGTGGGCGACTACTACGGCCCCTTTGACGCGCAGAAAATCTTCGACGATATCCCGAAGGGCGCGCTCGAGACCCAGCCCCTCAAGATCGATCATACGTTCTACTGCTTCAAGTGCGACGGCATGGCCTCCATGAGGACCTGCCCCCACGGCAAGGATGACCGGCTCATGCTGTCCGGAACCAAGCTCCGGAAGATGCTCTCCGAGGGCGAGAATGTTCCGGATCATTTCAGCCGCCCCGAAGTGCTCGAGATCCTCAAGAAATACTATGCGGGCCTCACCGAGAAGGTGGAGATCAAGTTGCACAGCCACGCCGAAGGCACGCATACGCACAAGTAA
- a CDS encoding nucleotidyltransferase domain-containing protein produces MSSKTALDMTPDMLRQYKPFTLKKEKAAPGPSATDARGVAVSIAEELKRRFGAKKVALFGSLARGEFDRWSDIDLAAWGIPAADFYRAVAFATGFSGNWRVDLVDAEDCSPSLRAVLEREGVEL; encoded by the coding sequence ATGTCTTCAAAAACAGCCCTTGATATGACTCCCGATATGTTGCGACAGTATAAGCCGTTTACGTTGAAAAAAGAAAAGGCGGCGCCGGGTCCATCGGCAACGGACGCGCGCGGTGTCGCTGTCAGCATCGCGGAGGAACTGAAGAGGAGATTCGGGGCGAAGAAGGTCGCCCTGTTCGGCTCTCTGGCCAGGGGCGAGTTTGACAGATGGTCCGATATCGACCTTGCCGCCTGGGGCATCCCCGCCGCCGATTTTTACCGTGCCGTCGCTTTCGCGACCGGTTTCAGCGGCAACTGGAGGGTTGACCTCGTGGATGCGGAGGATTGCTCGCCGTCCCTCCGCGCGGTTCTTGAACGGGAAGGAGTCGAGCTGTGA